The DNA region TGAAGAGATCTACTCTTATCTTGACAAAGATGAAAAAGCTGTATTTATAGATGAAGTACAATTCTTTGATGAAGGACTTAGAGATATAGTTTTAAAACTTGTTTTTTCAGGAATAGATGTATATTGTGCTGGATTAGACGTAAGTTATAAAAACAACCCATTTCCTGTCACATCTTTACTTATGGCTCATGCGGACACCATAATAAAAAAGAAAGCTGTTTGTCATGAATGTGGCGAATATACAGGAACTCTTTCATATAAAATAGTTGATAACGGGGGAGAAATTGATGTTGGAGGGTTTGAAAAGTATATCGCGGTATGTAAAGATTGTTACGTAAAATTAAACAAAGAAAAAGGAAGGGATAAAAATGGAAGTATTGAAAGAAATTATTAACAGAAGAAGCATTAGGCAGTTTAAAAACAAAGAAGTGTCAAATGAAGTTATCGAAACTCTCCTTCATGCCGCAATGCAAGCCCCTTCCGCAAATAATGAGCAACCTTGGGAGTTTATTGTAGTTAAAAAAAGAGATCTTCTTGAAAAAATATCTGAGATCCATCCTTTTGCGAAGATGACCAGTCAAGCTAGTGTTGCCATTATAGTTTGTGGTGACCTTAACAAAGAAATCTCAAAGGGAAGATGGGTTCAAGATTGTAGTGCAGCCACTGAAAACTTACTTTTAGAGGTGGTTCATCAAGGATTAGGAGCAGTTTGGGTTGGAGTATATCCACGAAAAGAAAGAGAAGAAGAAATTCGAAAACTTTTCAATTTACCTGAAAATATTATTCCACTATGTATCGTACCAATTGGCTATCCCAATGAAGAAAAAGACTACGAAAATAGATTTAAAAAAGAGAGAATACATTACGATAGATGGTAAAAAAAGGCCTTAAGAGGCCTTTTTAAAAATCATCGGGATTTGCTCCGAACCTTTTATTTTGATTTAAACTATCAATTATTCTCATTTCTTCTTCAGTTAATTCAAAATCAAATATTTCAGCGTTTTCTTTTATTCTCTCCTTATGTACTGATTTTGGGATTGTAACTACTTCATGTTGTAGATCCCATCTTAGAACCACTTGAGAAGGCGTTTTGTGATGTTTTTTCGCTATTTCGATTATCTCAGGGATATCGTTCACTCTACCTCTCATAATCGGACTCCAAGCTTCCATCTGAATTTTGTTCTTCTTACAAAACTCCAGCAAATCTTTTTGCAACAGGTAAGGATGAAATTCAACTTGATTGACCATTGGAACAATCTCGCAATTATCAATAATATCTTTAAGATGGTGGATCAAAAAATTACTTACTCCAATTGCTCTAACTCTTCCTTCTTTATATATTTTTTCTAATGCTTTCCAAGTTTCTATATATTTACCTCTTACTGGCCAATGAATTAAATAAAGGTCTAAATAATCAACACCAAGTCTTTTTAAAGAATTTTCGAAACTTCTTAGAGTACTTTCATATCCTTGGTTTGTATTCCAAACTTTTGATGTAATAAAAAGTTCTTCTCGAGGTATTCGACTTTCTCTAATTGCTTTACCAACTTCCTCTTCATTTTCATACATTTCGGCAGTATCTATTAATCTGTATCCGATACTTAATGCATACTTTATTCCCTCTATAAGTTCGTTATCATGGGCTTTATAAGTACCATAACCTAACCACGGCATTTTTACTTTGTTATATAATTCGGTTTTATCCATAATATTAGATATTTTCATAGATATATCAACCTCCTTTATTAAATCATTACTGTCTTTAGAAATTCTAAAATTCATATTTTATCAATAGTTTAGTGTTTAACTCTTTATAAAATACCTCAATAACTATAATCCTTACTAATTCCTAATTTCTTTATCTTTTTCGGTACCTGTACCGAAGAGTAGGTGAGAGGGCTTCGCCCTGAACCCATTTTAAATTCAAAATTCTATTTTTAAAAATGCTCCATTTCTAAAGTTTCTCTAACTCATTACTGTCTTTAGAAATTCTAAAATCCTTATTATCTGTATATTTTAGCGTTGATTTTTTACAAAATACCTCCCCGCTTCTAATCCTTACTAATTCCTAATTTCTTTACCTTTTTCGGTACCTGTACCGAAATGAAGAGGAGAGGGTTCTGCCTTGGATCCAACTTTAAATCCAACACGATTATGCATTTCTGAACCAATTTTCTAATTCGGTAACAATATTCATTCTTCAATGAAAACTGCCGTTGCGACAGCATAATCTCTTTCGTGAGCAATAGATATTAAAATTTCTCCTCTACTTTTAAATTTTTCAAAAATGTAACTAATTGAATCTTCGTCTAAGTATGGTTCACCATTTTCTTTGTTAAGAACCGTGATTTCAGAATATGGTATGAACCTTTTGAAACATTTTATAATAGCTTCTTTGACTGCAAATCGTCCAGCAGCATACTCTTTCTTTCTTTTTTCGCCTTTGAAACTATCGTAAACTTCTTTTTCTTTTATAGAAAGTATTTTCTTTATATTGTTTTCATTTATTCTTTCCACTTTCACTATATCGACACCTATTGCTCTAATCATTTATCAACACCTTCACATCGGCTCCTGGATTAATTTTCTGTAAAAAACTTTCCACTTTTTCACCATTTATATATATTTCATAAGATTTTATCTCATTCACATTCAAAGAAAGATGATTGAAAATATCTATCAATTGAAGATCTTTTTGAACTTTTTTTATTGTGTAATTCGCACCGTTCATTATCTCTTCCTCAATATTAATAACTCTACCATCAAACATAACGTTAAATTCTTCTTTATTAAGCAAAATTTCTTTTCCATTTAAAAATACCTTTGTTTTTTCTATTTCTATATTCAAAAAATCTTTAAGCTTAGGTAATTCTATAGCTTTTGTTTCTAATGAATCTTCATTTTTTATCTTATAATCTTTCTCCAATATTTCACCATTTTTAACTATAACTGTACCTACAGAAACTTCGTAAGGAAGGTTATTTATTGTAAAATAAATCTTTTCATTTGAATTTTTGAAAATATCTTCGATTGTTGGAGAAACTGTTTGAATTATTTCTCCATCTTTAATTTTCTCTTCAAGATCTTCTACTTTTTTGCCGTTTTTGAATACTATCGGATAAGTAATTTTTGGTTCTCCGTTAAGGTAATATTTTATAGGAGTTATCACTTGTTTTATTGTTAATGAAACTGGTCCCCCATTTTCAGGTTCTTCTATTTCTATTTTATCTCCAGGTTTTACAGGAGAATTAAAATCAGCAATATCTCCATTAATCCTAATTTTTGCAGTTCGTCCTTTTTCACCTTTAACTATCATTAATTTCCCATTTAATTCAAAACCTATAGCAGGTGACGGAGCTCCAACTAACCTATCCATAGAATACCCTGCCTGTAATAATACTTGTAAAACATTCATGTCTTTTCCCATGAATAGTATATTGAAGTTTTGATGATTAATTTTTATATTGTTGAAAACACTTCCTTCTTTTTTTAAAGCAACGTTAACTATACCTAAGGGAGTTACATATTCGCTTCCTTCTAATTTCAAACATTCAAAAACAATTTTTTCTAAATTACTAGCAGTTTTCAATGAAACTCGTGATTTTGGGATCTGTAATTTTTCAGCTATTTTTTCAATAAATCCCGGTACTTTTCCCCCTCCGCCAACTACCATAACGGCTGAAGGAGATCTGCCATTAAGATTAATTATTTCTTTGACAATTTTATCTGCTATGTTGTCTATAGTAGGATTTATTATCTTTAAAACTTCTTCTTTTGATATTTCTTGAGAATTATCAAGAATGTCTTTGTAAGTTATTGTTTCTTTTTCCGAAAGTTCTCTTTTTATCTTTTCTGCTACTTTAAAATCGACTAATAAACTTTCAGAAATGGCCTCGGTTATTTCGTCACCTGCTAACGGAACCATACCATAACCTATTATTACCCCGTTATTTGAGATAGCTATATCACTTGTACCAGCTCCAACATCTACCATTACTATATTCAAGCTTCTTAAATCTTCAGGTACTACTAAACTTGTTGCAGCTATGGGTTCTAAAGTGATATGAAAAGGCTTTAAGCCAGACCTTTCTAAAACAGACATCATCGCTTCTACTACATTTCTTGGGAGAAAAGCGGCCAAAACTTTAACCTTTGCTTGGTTACCTTTTTGCCCTTCAAGATGTTTTATCCATTGACCATCAAGACTATAATATAAAACTGAATACCCAACACAATACATACTTTCGTAATACTGAATCTTTTCTGTTGCCAGTTTAACAGCTTCAAGTTCCATATTTCTAACAATATCTTCACTTAAAAAACCTTGCGTGGATATATCAAGTTCATAAGTACCTATTGATGAAATAAGAAACCGTCCGGCTATAGCTATAGCCACTTCAGATAATTTTTCGCCACTTTTTTCTTCGAGCATTTGCTTTACTTTATTAACGCTTTTTGCAACTTTACCAACGTCGTGTATTTGACCATCTAACATAGCTCTGTTTTCATGTTCTAATTCATAAAAATCTCTTATTACTATCTTTTCATTTTCTTCGTCGTAATCAGCTAAAATACCTACTAATGTTCTTGTACCAATGTCAAGGCCAAAAATCATAGGATACTCCTCCCTACTACACTTCTATAATTGTAGCTCCAGTTCCGCCTTCCTCAGTTCTTGCAATTTTAAAATCTTTTACTAAAGGGAAGTTTCTAAGGTATTCCCAAATACCGATAGCTAATTTGCCGGTACCTTTCCCATGAATTATTCTCCCCTCTTTTATTCCTGAAGCAATTAGATCAGAAATGAATTTTTCTATAACGGGAATAGCTTCATTTACGGTATAACCACGCACGTCTATTTCTGGATAAACTGCCTTTTTTTTACTTATCTTAAAATTAACGTTGTTTTTCGGTTCTTCTATATCCTTTTCTTCACCTACTGGTTCTATATCGTTTAACTGATATGTTATTTCAATAGGTGAATTTTTTATTTGAACGGTTGCTTTAGATTCATCTATTTCTTTTATTATTCCTTGCATATTTCCAGGTACTTTAACTTTCATTCCGATTTTCAACTTAACGTTTGATTTTTTAGAAAGACTTTGTTTTTTAAAAAGTGAATCTTCCAACTCTTTAATTTGATTTGATAAGTTATCTGCGTTTTTTAGATTGTTTTTTAATCTTTCTAAGTCTTTTTCTTTAAGTGCGATTTTAACATCTTCTATAATTCTTTGAATCTCGTTTTTTATTTCTTTTATTTGTTTTTTTATCATAAAAAATTCTTTATCTAAACTCTCTATTTCTTTTTTTCTCAATTTTTCAAGTTTTTCTCCATATTCCTTTTTTAATCTGTCCAGTTCTTGTAACTGATTTTTCTGCTTCTCCCGATTCTCTTCATATTCTTTATACAAATATGAAAGTCTTTTTAAAATAATTTCATTTTCTGTATGTTCTTTGTTTAAATTTCTTTTTGCATTTTCTATTATTTTTCTCTCTATACCTAATTTTTCTGCTATTTCTATAGCATGCGAAGCTCCTGGTACTCCTATTATCAACTTATATGTAGGCTTCAATGTTTCTAAATCAAAAGACATAGAGGCCGACGTCAGTCTATCTTCTTCCAAAGAAAAGGCCTTTATTTCAGAAAGATGGGAGGTGACAAATAATATAGGTCCTATATCAAGTAAATGTCCCAATATCGCTTTACTCAAAGCAGAACCCTCTATAGGATCCGTCCCCGTGCCTAATTCATCTATAAGTACCAAAGAATTTGATGTCACATTTTCAACGATATGTTTTATATTAACCAAATGAGCTGAGAAAGTACTCAAATTTTCAGAAATATTTTGCTGATCACCTATATCAGTATATATCTCATCTATAAAAGGTAAATCTGCTTTTAAAGCCAGTACTGGCAAACAAGCATGTGCCATAAAGAAAGCAACTCCTATAGATTTTAACGAAACAGTTTTTCCTCCAGTATTCGGGCCAGTTATTATCATTCCATTTTTTTTAAGCTCTACATCTATAGGTACAACTTTATCTTGGTCAATAAGAGGGTGCCTCAACTCTTTTAAATCAATATTTTTATTGTCTTTTTTGGGTGTTACAAATATTGCATTCTTTTTTTTGGCGTATTTCGATTTTGCGATATTGACATCTATATATGAAATGACCTCTATATTATTTTTCAATTTTTCAAGATTTTTTTGTATATCAAAGGTTAGATTCGATAAAATTTTTATTATTTCAACTTTTTCTTCTGATTCAATATTTATTAGTGCATCATTTAATTCGATAATATTCTCTGGTTCAACGAAAACTGTGGCTCCAGAATCGGATTTACCAACTGTTATTCCTCTTATAAGATTGCGGTTTTCAGATTTAACAGCAATACAAACTCTATTGTTTCTTTCAATAGGTTGATCTATAGCCAAATATTTATAATATCTATTTTTTATTTTATTAAATTCCGAATTTATCTGATTTTTAGTAGAAGCTATATTTTTTCTTATATTTTTTAGCTCAATTGTTGCATCATCTTTTATTTCCCCATTTTCTGCAAAGATTCTAAAAATATTATCGATTAATTCTTTAAGAGGAAAGTATTTAATGATTTTTTCAGTAAGTAAATCGTCTATTTCGCTGTAAAATTTATATGCTTCATTAGATTCGTATAAAAACGTTCCAATTTTTCTAAATTCTTTTCCTTCTAAATTTCCTTTATTATCAAGTTTTTCTATTATATCAATAATGTTAGGTACCGCGGAAATATCTTTCAACTCACCTTTAATAGCCAAATTAAAAAAAACACGAGAAATCATGATTTCTCGGTTTAATATTTCATAATCTTTATACATTTCAATTTTGCTTAATAATAAATTTTGCCCATATTGAGTGTCGGAATTATTTGCTATTTCTTTAACGATTTCGTTTAGATCTAAGTCTTTGTAAGTTTTATCTAAAATTTATAATTCACCCCTATTGTGATTGGTAAATAATTTACAATAACATCTGTTGGATAGTATCTCGTTTCATATCCTACCGTAATGTAAAAATTTTTGTAATTAACTCCAATATTCAGCAATATTTCAGTGTTAAAGGTTTTAAATAAATCTTCGCTATGGACTCCTCCAAAGGCAGTGACTAAAAATCCCAACTCTTGAATAATTTGAGTATTATATTTCATATTTAAACCTAATGAAATACCCATCGCATCTGGAATAAAATCATAATCAACAAGTTTGTAATTATAAAAAATTCCCACATATGGTCCATAAGAAACCTCTTGGCTATCAGAAGTAGGAATAAGAACAGATATCCTTGTTCCTAAGTAATCGTAACTTCCGTTTTCACTGTTTAAAGTATAAGAATAAGCATTATTAGTAGATAATTCTAAGGCATGAATTCGTAATGGTATAATTAATAAAATAAACAAAAATAATATAGGAATTTTTACCTTTTTCATTGTATGTCCCACCTTTTTCTGATACAAAAATATAAATTTCTTTTCTTATCTTACTTTATTGTTATTAAAAATTTTCTCATAATTCTTTCTTATTTTTTCTATGCTTAATCCACAGTATTCAAGTTGTTCTTTTCTACTTGCATGAGGTATAAACTCATCGTCTATACCGTAAGAATATACGTTTTTGTTTCTTATTTTGAAAATTTCTTCATTGAATCCGCCCTTCAAACTTCCTTCTTCATAAACTAAAATTGTTTCGGCTCTTTCTTTCAATTCTTTAATTATACGTATATCTAAAGGTTTCACACTTCTAACACCTATAAT from Petrotoga sp. 9PWA.NaAc.5.4 includes:
- a CDS encoding thymidine kinase, producing MKSGILVMIVGPMYSGKTSELLSFIEIYSLGKKKFKAFKPKMDFRYDNSRIVSHSNISVAAYNISKAEEIYSYLDKDEKAVFIDEVQFFDEGLRDIVLKLVFSGIDVYCAGLDVSYKNNPFPVTSLLMAHADTIIKKKAVCHECGEYTGTLSYKIVDNGGEIDVGGFEKYIAVCKDCYVKLNKEKGRDKNGSIERNY
- a CDS encoding nitroreductase family protein — translated: MKEIINRRSIRQFKNKEVSNEVIETLLHAAMQAPSANNEQPWEFIVVKKRDLLEKISEIHPFAKMTSQASVAIIVCGDLNKEISKGRWVQDCSAATENLLLEVVHQGLGAVWVGVYPRKEREEEIRKLFNLPENIIPLCIVPIGYPNEEKDYENRFKKERIHYDRW
- a CDS encoding aldo/keto reductase — translated: MKISNIMDKTELYNKVKMPWLGYGTYKAHDNELIEGIKYALSIGYRLIDTAEMYENEEEVGKAIRESRIPREELFITSKVWNTNQGYESTLRSFENSLKRLGVDYLDLYLIHWPVRGKYIETWKALEKIYKEGRVRAIGVSNFLIHHLKDIIDNCEIVPMVNQVEFHPYLLQKDLLEFCKKNKIQMEAWSPIMRGRVNDIPEIIEIAKKHHKTPSQVVLRWDLQHEVVTIPKSVHKERIKENAEIFDFELTEEEMRIIDSLNQNKRFGANPDDF
- a CDS encoding holo-ACP synthase, whose protein sequence is MIRAIGVDIVKVERINENNIKKILSIKEKEVYDSFKGEKRKKEYAAGRFAVKEAIIKCFKRFIPYSEITVLNKENGEPYLDEDSISYIFEKFKSRGEILISIAHERDYAVATAVFIEE
- a CDS encoding cell division FtsA domain-containing protein; translated protein: MIFGLDIGTRTLVGILADYDEENEKIVIRDFYELEHENRAMLDGQIHDVGKVAKSVNKVKQMLEEKSGEKLSEVAIAIAGRFLISSIGTYELDISTQGFLSEDIVRNMELEAVKLATEKIQYYESMYCVGYSVLYYSLDGQWIKHLEGQKGNQAKVKVLAAFLPRNVVEAMMSVLERSGLKPFHITLEPIAATSLVVPEDLRSLNIVMVDVGAGTSDIAISNNGVIIGYGMVPLAGDEITEAISESLLVDFKVAEKIKRELSEKETITYKDILDNSQEISKEEVLKIINPTIDNIADKIVKEIINLNGRSPSAVMVVGGGGKVPGFIEKIAEKLQIPKSRVSLKTASNLEKIVFECLKLEGSEYVTPLGIVNVALKKEGSVFNNIKINHQNFNILFMGKDMNVLQVLLQAGYSMDRLVGAPSPAIGFELNGKLMIVKGEKGRTAKIRINGDIADFNSPVKPGDKIEIEEPENGGPVSLTIKQVITPIKYYLNGEPKITYPIVFKNGKKVEDLEEKIKDGEIIQTVSPTIEDIFKNSNEKIYFTINNLPYEVSVGTVIVKNGEILEKDYKIKNEDSLETKAIELPKLKDFLNIEIEKTKVFLNGKEILLNKEEFNVMFDGRVINIEEEIMNGANYTIKKVQKDLQLIDIFNHLSLNVNEIKSYEIYINGEKVESFLQKINPGADVKVLIND
- a CDS encoding endonuclease MutS2 — protein: MYKDYEILNREIMISRVFFNLAIKGELKDISAVPNIIDIIEKLDNKGNLEGKEFRKIGTFLYESNEAYKFYSEIDDLLTEKIIKYFPLKELIDNIFRIFAENGEIKDDATIELKNIRKNIASTKNQINSEFNKIKNRYYKYLAIDQPIERNNRVCIAVKSENRNLIRGITVGKSDSGATVFVEPENIIELNDALINIESEEKVEIIKILSNLTFDIQKNLEKLKNNIEVISYIDVNIAKSKYAKKKNAIFVTPKKDNKNIDLKELRHPLIDQDKVVPIDVELKKNGMIITGPNTGGKTVSLKSIGVAFFMAHACLPVLALKADLPFIDEIYTDIGDQQNISENLSTFSAHLVNIKHIVENVTSNSLVLIDELGTGTDPIEGSALSKAILGHLLDIGPILFVTSHLSEIKAFSLEEDRLTSASMSFDLETLKPTYKLIIGVPGASHAIEIAEKLGIERKIIENAKRNLNKEHTENEIILKRLSYLYKEYEENREKQKNQLQELDRLKKEYGEKLEKLRKKEIESLDKEFFMIKKQIKEIKNEIQRIIEDVKIALKEKDLERLKNNLKNADNLSNQIKELEDSLFKKQSLSKKSNVKLKIGMKVKVPGNMQGIIKEIDESKATVQIKNSPIEITYQLNDIEPVGEEKDIEEPKNNVNFKISKKKAVYPEIDVRGYTVNEAIPVIEKFISDLIASGIKEGRIIHGKGTGKLAIGIWEYLRNFPLVKDFKIARTEEGGTGATIIEV